A region of Chitinophagales bacterium DNA encodes the following proteins:
- the atpE gene encoding ATP synthase F0 subunit C, translating to MTGIAAIGCGLAAVGAGLGIGLIGGKAVEGIARQPEASGEIRGAMIIMAALVEGAALIAIIFSFLMK from the coding sequence ATGACTGGAATTGCAGCAATTGGATGTGGATTAGCAGCGGTAGGCGCTGGATTAGGAATTGGTTTGATAGGTGGCAAAGCCGTAGAAGGTATTGCTCGTCAACCAGAAGCTAGTGGTGAAATCAGAGGTGCCATGATTATCATGGCGGCACTTGTAGAAGGTGCAGCTTTGATCGCTATTATCTTCTCTTTCTTGATGAAATAA
- the atpF gene encoding F0F1 ATP synthase subunit B, with protein MILLFDAMSLITPDLGYTFWTLLAFVIFWIIAGKFAVKPIVSSIEARNQKIEDELLSAQKARQEFEALKAQNDDLLKEAREERHKLLLEAKNDADTFRSTEMAKAKEDAARLLEQAKSEIENQKRAAINEVKKEVGAISIGIAEKLVREKLNDNASQQSLVTKLVNESLSSN; from the coding sequence ATGATATTATTATTCGACGCCATGAGCTTAATAACTCCAGATTTAGGATATACATTCTGGACTTTATTAGCATTTGTAATTTTTTGGATAATCGCTGGAAAATTTGCGGTAAAACCTATCGTAAGTTCTATCGAAGCTAGAAATCAGAAAATCGAAGACGAATTATTATCCGCTCAGAAGGCTAGACAAGAGTTTGAAGCATTGAAAGCTCAGAATGACGACTTATTAAAAGAGGCCAGAGAAGAAAGACATAAACTTCTACTAGAAGCTAAAAATGATGCGGATACCTTTAGAAGTACCGAAATGGCAAAAGCTAAAGAAGATGCAGCTAGACTATTAGAGCAAGCAAAAAGCGAAATAGAGAATCAGAAAAGAGCTGCTATCAATGAAGTAAAGAAAGAAGTAGGTGCTATTTCTATAGGAATCGCTGAAAAATTGGTAAGAGAGAAATTGAATGACAATGCTTCTCAGCAGTCTTTGGTAACTAAGTTGGTGAACGAATCACTATCTTCAAATTAA
- the atpH gene encoding ATP synthase F1 subunit delta, translating to MAIEKNSIPYAKALFSLATEKKNTASIKADVMALQSLATENAEFKDIIKNPTISATLMNDLVQKLFSGKLQPETLDFLRLLIKKGRIGQLASICEAVVFFINQSENLTHVKLTTATAVSDNEKSQIASKFLGDRKCEIENIVNPEIVGGFVLEFDNKILDNSISTQLQTLKNNLIN from the coding sequence ATGGCTATAGAAAAAAATAGTATTCCATACGCCAAGGCTTTATTTAGCCTAGCCACTGAAAAGAAAAACACTGCCAGTATCAAGGCAGATGTTATGGCTCTTCAATCTTTGGCTACAGAGAATGCAGAATTTAAAGATATTATCAAAAACCCAACGATTTCTGCTACCCTCATGAATGACTTGGTTCAGAAATTGTTTTCAGGCAAGCTTCAACCAGAAACCTTAGACTTCCTTCGTCTATTAATTAAAAAAGGAAGAATAGGACAGTTAGCTTCTATCTGTGAAGCGGTTGTTTTCTTTATCAATCAGTCCGAAAATTTAACTCATGTTAAATTAACCACAGCTACTGCGGTATCAGACAATGAGAAATCTCAAATTGCAAGTAAATTCCTAGGAGACAGGAAGTGTGAAATAGAAAATATTGTCAATCCAGAAATCGTAGGTGGTTTCGTATTGGAATTTGACAATAAAATATTAGATAATAGCATATCTACCCAATTGCAAACTTTAAAAAATAATTTAATAAACTAA
- a CDS encoding F0F1 ATP synthase subunit alpha codes for MSTAVRPDEISSLLKQQISNVNLSSSLQDVGTVLQVGDGIARVYGLNNVQAGELVEFANGTQALALNLEEDNVGLVLMGPSEGIKEGDQAKSTGKIASIKVGEGIVGRVVNTLGQPVDGKGPISGELLDMPLERKAPGVIFRQPVNEPLQTGIKAIDSMIPIGRGQRELIIGDRQTGKTSVAIDTILNQKEFYDKGEPVYCIYVACGQKASTVANIVRVLEENGALAYTTVVMASAADPAPLQFYAPFAGCAIGEYFRDTGRPALIVYDDLSKQAVAYREVSLLLKRPPGREAYPGDVFYLHSRLLERAAKVVKDDAVAKNMNDLPDSLKSRIKGGGSLTALPIIETQAGDVSAYIPTNVISITDGQIFLESNLFNSGVRPAINVGISVSRVGGNAQIKNMKKVSGTLKLDQAQYRELEAFSKFGSDLDAATKSVLDKGARNVEILKQDLFSPLTVEKQIAIIYLSSNNYLRNVPINKVRAFQDDFLNTLEKSHADVLASLRTKGIDEVGPQVVEIAKTVLKNYEN; via the coding sequence ATGTCCACAGCAGTTAGACCAGATGAAATTTCATCATTGCTCAAGCAACAAATTTCTAATGTAAATTTATCTTCATCATTACAAGATGTTGGTACCGTGCTTCAAGTAGGTGATGGTATCGCTCGTGTTTACGGATTGAACAACGTTCAGGCGGGTGAGCTTGTAGAATTTGCCAATGGTACACAAGCTTTAGCTCTAAATCTTGAGGAAGACAATGTCGGTCTTGTATTGATGGGTCCTTCAGAAGGTATTAAAGAAGGAGATCAGGCTAAATCTACAGGCAAAATCGCTTCTATCAAAGTAGGAGAGGGTATAGTAGGTAGAGTTGTAAACACTTTGGGTCAGCCAGTAGATGGTAAAGGTCCTATCAGTGGTGAACTTTTAGATATGCCTTTAGAGAGAAAAGCTCCAGGTGTTATCTTTCGTCAGCCTGTAAATGAGCCCCTTCAAACAGGTATCAAAGCTATTGACTCTATGATTCCTATAGGAAGAGGTCAGCGTGAATTGATTATTGGCGATAGACAAACGGGTAAAACCTCTGTCGCTATCGATACTATCCTCAATCAAAAGGAATTTTATGATAAAGGTGAGCCTGTATATTGTATTTATGTAGCTTGTGGTCAAAAGGCTTCTACGGTTGCTAATATTGTGAGAGTTTTAGAAGAAAATGGTGCTCTTGCTTATACCACTGTAGTTATGGCTTCGGCTGCTGATCCTGCTCCATTGCAGTTCTACGCTCCTTTCGCAGGTTGTGCTATTGGAGAATATTTTAGAGATACAGGAAGACCAGCATTGATTGTATATGATGATTTATCAAAGCAAGCGGTAGCTTATCGTGAGGTTTCACTTCTTTTGAAAAGACCTCCGGGACGTGAAGCTTATCCAGGTGACGTATTCTATCTTCACTCCAGATTATTGGAAAGAGCAGCTAAGGTAGTAAAAGATGATGCGGTAGCTAAGAATATGAATGACCTCCCAGATTCATTGAAGTCAAGAATCAAGGGTGGTGGATCATTGACTGCACTTCCTATTATTGAAACACAGGCGGGTGACGTATCAGCTTATATCCCTACGAATGTTATATCGATTACAGACGGTCAGATATTCCTAGAGTCTAATTTATTCAACTCAGGTGTACGCCCAGCTATCAACGTAGGTATCTCTGTATCTCGTGTGGGTGGTAATGCACAGATCAAAAATATGAAAAAAGTTTCTGGTACATTGAAGCTAGACCAAGCGCAGTATAGAGAGCTAGAAGCATTCTCTAAGTTTGGGTCTGACCTTGATGCAGCTACGAAATCTGTTTTGGACAAAGGTGCAAGAAACGTGGAAATATTGAAGCAAGATTTATTCTCTCCACTGACTGTTGAGAAGCAAATTGCTATCATTTATCTTTCTTCTAATAATTATTTAAGAAATGTGCCTATCAATAAGGTTCGTGCTTTCCAAGACGATTTCTTAAATACATTAGAAAAATCACATGCGGATGTTTTGGCATCATTGAGAACGAAGGGCATAGATGAAGTAGGTCCACAAGTAGTAGAAATAGCTAAGACTGTATTAAAAAATTACGAGAACTAG